A section of the Spirosoma pollinicola genome encodes:
- a CDS encoding methionyl-tRNA formyltransferase: MRLVILTQDDPFYLARNIDYLLKNLPPYAEVVATVVFDVSPFGKRESFGEKIKKTYNIFGFPFFVRYGFKFVASKLDSRNNVRKVLADRNIPLIHIDGNINKDENLEKLREYKPDLFLSIAGNQIFKQKLLDVATHGCVNLHTALLPKYRGLMPSFWVLKNNETHTGVSVFFVDEGIDNGPILVQHKLEIGNMTQAELIDVTKKIGMDSILEAIEKVHTGKYELIENDASQMTYFTFPTRDDVKAFLGAGKRFY; encoded by the coding sequence ATGCGCCTTGTGATTCTTACGCAGGATGACCCGTTCTACCTCGCTCGTAATATTGACTATTTACTCAAAAACTTACCGCCTTATGCCGAAGTTGTGGCAACAGTGGTATTCGATGTATCGCCCTTTGGCAAACGGGAAAGCTTCGGGGAGAAAATCAAAAAGACCTATAATATCTTTGGCTTTCCCTTTTTCGTCCGCTATGGATTCAAATTCGTAGCGTCAAAATTAGATAGTCGCAATAACGTTCGGAAGGTTCTGGCTGATCGGAATATTCCGCTGATTCATATTGATGGTAACATCAACAAAGATGAAAACCTGGAGAAGCTAAGGGAATATAAGCCAGACTTGTTTCTTTCCATTGCAGGCAATCAAATTTTCAAGCAGAAGCTACTGGATGTTGCCACGCATGGCTGCGTTAATCTGCATACGGCATTATTACCCAAGTACAGAGGCTTAATGCCTTCGTTCTGGGTTTTGAAAAATAACGAAACTCATACGGGCGTCTCTGTATTTTTTGTCGACGAAGGCATCGACAATGGCCCAATTCTGGTCCAGCATAAGCTTGAGATTGGCAACATGACGCAGGCCGAGCTGATTGATGTTACAAAAAAGATAGGAATGGATTCAATCCTGGAGGCTATCGAGAAGGTTCATACAGGCAAGTATGAGTTAATCGAGAATGATGCAAGCCAGATGACCTACTTCACGTTTCCTACCCGCGACGATGTAAAAGCCTTTTTGGGGGCTGGAAAACGGTTTTATTAA
- a CDS encoding glycosyltransferase family 2 protein: MTDVSVIILTHNEEKHITRCLQSLHPFTNKIFIVDSFSTDKTVEIARSLGATVVQNAWVNYATQYNFGIEHTPFETTWLMRMDADEYVMSDLADEINLRLSGIPATVGGIYVKRRVFFLNRWMRHGGFYPIWLLRLWRRGDGFCEQVWHDEHIKLTKGESIQFSHDIVDHNLNNLTWWTQKHNHYTILEMINLLNYRYKFDQAETVEARFFGTQDQRMRYLKEMYASLPLFTRPVLYFIYRYFVRMGFLDGRAGFAWCFLQALWYRFLVDAKLMEVNIRVGNDRDAIINYFRTEYGKDIRPKQPEQVGQS, from the coding sequence ATGACCGACGTATCCGTCATCATTCTGACACACAACGAGGAAAAGCACATTACCCGTTGCTTACAGAGTCTTCATCCATTCACGAATAAAATATTCATTGTCGATTCGTTTTCAACCGACAAAACCGTTGAGATAGCTCGATCACTCGGTGCTACGGTGGTTCAAAATGCCTGGGTAAATTACGCAACTCAATACAACTTTGGTATTGAGCACACTCCCTTTGAAACAACCTGGCTCATGCGTATGGATGCCGACGAGTATGTGATGTCCGATTTAGCCGATGAAATCAATCTACGGCTCTCTGGCATCCCGGCTACAGTTGGGGGTATTTACGTTAAACGTCGGGTCTTTTTCCTGAATCGCTGGATGCGTCATGGGGGGTTCTATCCAATTTGGTTACTCCGGCTCTGGCGACGGGGCGATGGCTTTTGTGAACAGGTTTGGCACGATGAACACATTAAACTGACTAAGGGTGAATCGATCCAGTTTTCTCATGATATTGTCGATCACAACCTTAACAACCTCACCTGGTGGACGCAAAAGCACAATCATTACACCATTTTGGAAATGATTAATCTGCTAAACTACCGCTATAAGTTCGATCAGGCCGAAACGGTTGAAGCCCGATTTTTTGGAACACAGGACCAGCGCATGCGGTATTTAAAAGAAATGTATGCTTCGCTGCCCTTGTTCACGCGACCAGTTTTATATTTCATTTATCGCTACTTTGTTCGAATGGGGTTTCTGGACGGGCGAGCAGGCTTCGCCTGGTGTTTTCTACAGGCACTTTGGTATCGCTTTCTGGTCGATGCCAAGCTGATGGAGGTTAACATTCGTGTTGGCAATGACAGAGACGCAATTATCAACTATTTCAGAACGGAGTATGGCAAAGATATCAGACCCAAACAACCCGAACAGGTTGGTCAGTCATGA
- a CDS encoding glycosyltransferase family 2 protein, which translates to MKVSIITVVYNGSEFIRDCIESILNQTYANIEYIIVDGQSTDGTVDIVKSYGTKVARFISEPDKGLYDAMNKGIQMATGDVIGLLNADDFYRHDLVIENMVATFEKTESDAVYGDMLYVDRLDTKKLKRYWRSGWYSENAFLWGWMPGHLSFFAKRWLYDAYGLFRLDMKSAADYELMLRFIHKNKARLAYMNEVTIVMRAGGISNSSVQNRLRANREDQLAWQFNDVKPYFFTFWLKPLRKIKQYISKPPAILTR; encoded by the coding sequence GTGAAAGTATCGATAATAACTGTTGTTTATAATGGCTCGGAATTCATTCGGGATTGCATCGAATCTATTCTGAATCAGACGTATGCAAATATTGAATACATCATAGTCGATGGGCAATCGACAGACGGAACGGTTGACATCGTAAAATCGTACGGCACGAAAGTTGCCCGCTTTATATCGGAACCCGACAAAGGTTTGTATGATGCCATGAATAAAGGTATTCAAATGGCCACTGGTGATGTAATTGGTTTATTAAATGCCGATGATTTTTACCGCCATGACCTCGTCATTGAAAACATGGTCGCTACATTCGAAAAAACGGAAAGCGATGCCGTTTATGGCGATATGCTGTATGTTGACCGGCTCGACACCAAAAAACTCAAACGGTACTGGCGGTCGGGTTGGTACAGTGAGAATGCATTTTTATGGGGCTGGATGCCCGGTCACCTGTCATTTTTTGCCAAGCGATGGCTATATGATGCGTACGGATTATTTCGACTCGATATGAAAAGTGCCGCCGACTACGAGTTGATGTTACGATTTATTCATAAAAACAAGGCCAGACTTGCTTACATGAATGAAGTGACAATCGTTATGCGGGCAGGCGGAATTAGCAACAGCAGCGTTCAGAACCGCCTTCGCGCTAATCGGGAGGATCAATTGGCGTGGCAGTTCAATGACGTAAAACCATATTTTTTTACATTCTGGCTCAAGCCTTTACGAAAAATAAAGCAATACATTAGCAAACCGCCTGCAATACTTACCAGGTAA
- a CDS encoding WcaF family extracellular polysaccharide biosynthesis acetyltransferase, which yields MESVFQGQTDFSQFNISWYNPGPRWKLILWFLTSSIFINTYLPIPISLKVIVLRLFGAKIGKKFVIKPGVNIKYPWLLQVENEVWIGEQVWIDNLSEVRIGSNVCLSQGAMLLTGNHDYSRSTFDLTTQPITIADGVWIGAKAVVCAGVHCESHAVLAVNSVATRSLDAYGIYQGNPAVWVRQRNIRA from the coding sequence TTGGAATCAGTTTTTCAGGGTCAAACTGATTTCTCCCAATTTAATATAAGTTGGTACAACCCTGGCCCACGGTGGAAATTAATACTGTGGTTTTTGACAAGCTCGATTTTTATAAATACTTATTTGCCAATCCCAATTTCCCTTAAAGTAATTGTGCTTCGGCTATTCGGGGCCAAGATCGGGAAGAAGTTTGTCATTAAACCTGGCGTAAATATTAAATACCCTTGGTTACTTCAGGTAGAAAACGAAGTCTGGATAGGTGAACAAGTTTGGATTGACAATTTAAGCGAAGTTCGGATTGGTAGTAATGTTTGCCTCTCCCAAGGCGCCATGTTGCTGACCGGCAATCATGACTATAGCCGATCAACATTCGATTTGACAACACAGCCTATAACCATAGCTGATGGTGTTTGGATTGGAGCCAAAGCGGTGGTTTGTGCAGGCGTTCATTGCGAATCGCATGCCGTTCTGGCTGTCAATTCGGTGGCCACACGCTCATTGGATGCGTATGGTATTTATCAGGGAAATCCGGCCGTTTGGGTCCGACAACGAAACATTAGGGCGTGA
- the tkt gene encoding transketolase: MTTKTVDLDQLSIDTIRLLSVDAVQKANSGHPGLPLGAAPMAYVLWSRFLRFNPKDPHWPDRDRFVLSAGHGSALLYSLLHLYGYDLTLDDLKSFRQLHSRTPGHPESNLTPGVEVTTGPLGQGFANGVGMAMAEAFLAATYNREGHTVMDHYTYSIVSDGDLMEGIASEAASLAGHLKLGKLIYLYDDNLISLDGPTNLAFTEDRMARFDAYGWHTQHVADGNDLDAIDAAIRAAQAETERPSIIAVRTIIGFGSPQEGTSKVHGSPLGEENVRKTKEFYGWDPDKSFVVPDEVKSHLLEAGKQGAVLQRDWQKRFGSYKSQFAEEAEVFTNSFAGKLPQDWEADLPTFAPADGPLATRQASGKALEALKKRVPYLFGGSADLASSNDMPTKGDVSFQPGHYGNSNIWFGVREHAMGAALNGMAQHGGVHPYGGTFLNFSDYMRGAIRLTALAESAATFVFTHDSIGLGEDGPTHQPVEQYVSLRTIPNIVVIRPADANETVEAWRVAMQQPKSPVVLILSRQKLPVIDQNKYGSARGLEKGAYVLSESEGTPQLILIATGSEVSLVLAAQAELKKQGIEARVVSMPSWELFEQQDRAYQHEVLPPTIKKRLAVEMGSPIGWHKYVTDEGTTLSMNRFGLSGPGEEVMAYFGFTVENVVKKAKSVLEGQPEGIEKKEVLS, translated from the coding sequence ATGACTACTAAAACAGTTGATCTCGACCAACTCAGTATTGATACGATCCGACTTCTATCGGTAGATGCTGTTCAGAAAGCTAACTCAGGCCATCCAGGTTTACCGCTTGGTGCTGCGCCAATGGCGTATGTACTCTGGTCGCGCTTTCTGCGTTTCAATCCCAAAGACCCACACTGGCCTGATCGGGATCGGTTCGTATTGTCGGCCGGACATGGTTCGGCCTTGTTGTACAGCCTGCTACATCTGTATGGGTATGATCTGACTCTCGATGATCTGAAGAGTTTTCGCCAGCTTCATTCCCGAACGCCGGGCCACCCCGAGTCGAATTTAACACCGGGCGTTGAAGTAACTACGGGCCCGCTGGGTCAGGGGTTTGCCAACGGAGTGGGTATGGCTATGGCCGAAGCGTTTCTGGCGGCTACGTATAATCGGGAAGGGCATACCGTGATGGATCATTACACCTACTCAATCGTTAGTGACGGTGATTTGATGGAAGGTATTGCTTCCGAAGCAGCTTCGTTGGCGGGTCACCTAAAACTGGGTAAGCTTATCTACTTGTACGACGATAATCTTATCTCGCTGGATGGGCCTACAAACCTGGCTTTTACCGAAGATCGCATGGCTCGTTTTGATGCGTATGGCTGGCACACACAGCATGTCGCCGATGGCAATGACCTCGATGCTATCGACGCAGCTATTCGGGCAGCTCAAGCCGAAACTGAGCGTCCGTCAATTATAGCCGTGCGTACAATTATTGGCTTTGGTAGTCCGCAAGAAGGAACCAGTAAAGTGCACGGCAGTCCACTGGGTGAAGAAAACGTAAGAAAAACCAAAGAGTTTTATGGCTGGGACCCTGATAAGTCATTCGTGGTACCCGATGAAGTAAAATCCCATTTGCTCGAGGCAGGAAAACAGGGAGCCGTTCTGCAACGCGATTGGCAAAAGCGCTTTGGCTCGTACAAAAGCCAATTTGCGGAGGAGGCTGAAGTTTTTACCAACTCATTTGCCGGAAAACTTCCTCAGGATTGGGAAGCCGACCTTCCTACGTTTGCCCCCGCTGATGGCCCACTGGCAACCCGGCAAGCCTCTGGAAAGGCGCTGGAAGCCTTGAAAAAGCGAGTGCCCTATCTCTTTGGTGGCTCGGCCGATCTGGCTTCGTCGAACGATATGCCAACCAAAGGCGATGTTAGTTTTCAGCCTGGTCATTATGGCAATTCAAATATCTGGTTTGGTGTTCGTGAACATGCAATGGGTGCTGCCCTCAATGGCATGGCGCAACATGGTGGAGTCCATCCCTACGGCGGTACATTCCTTAACTTCTCTGATTACATGCGTGGAGCAATCCGCCTAACAGCATTGGCCGAATCGGCGGCAACATTCGTATTCACGCACGATAGTATTGGGTTGGGCGAAGATGGCCCAACGCACCAGCCCGTCGAGCAATATGTTTCGCTGCGAACGATTCCTAATATCGTTGTCATTCGCCCCGCTGATGCCAATGAAACCGTCGAAGCCTGGCGTGTGGCCATGCAACAACCAAAGAGCCCAGTCGTACTCATTCTTTCCCGACAAAAGCTACCCGTTATCGACCAGAACAAATACGGTTCAGCGCGCGGACTCGAAAAAGGGGCCTATGTTTTGAGTGAATCGGAGGGCACCCCTCAACTGATTTTGATTGCAACGGGTTCGGAGGTGTCGCTGGTGCTGGCGGCACAGGCAGAACTGAAGAAGCAGGGTATTGAGGCTCGCGTCGTTAGCATGCCTTCCTGGGAGTTGTTCGAACAACAGGATCGGGCGTATCAGCACGAGGTGCTACCGCCTACTATCAAGAAGCGATTAGCTGTAGAAATGGGGTCGCCAATTGGCTGGCACAAATACGTTACCGATGAGGGCACAACGCTTAGTATGAACCGCTTTGGCCTGTCTGGCCCTGGCGAGGAAGTTATGGCGTATTTTGGCTTCACTGTCGAAAATGTAGTAAAGAAAGCTAAGAGTGTACTCGAAGGTCAGCCAGAAGGAATTGAAAAGAAAGAGGTGTTATCCTGA
- a CDS encoding GntR family transcriptional regulator gives MDFRDKQAIYLQIAEHVSEQVLLNHWPVGDKIPSVRELAAELEVNPNTVMRTYEFLSQQGVIANKRGIGYFPTEEASDRIRSFRREQFLQNDLPQFFKNLTLLGIDLREIETRYDDYVNAISNTQ, from the coding sequence ATGGATTTTCGAGATAAACAAGCCATATACCTGCAAATTGCCGAGCATGTTAGTGAACAGGTGCTGCTAAACCACTGGCCGGTAGGAGACAAGATCCCATCTGTGCGTGAGTTGGCGGCAGAGCTGGAAGTAAACCCCAATACGGTCATGCGAACCTACGAGTTTTTGAGCCAACAAGGTGTCATTGCAAACAAACGAGGTATCGGTTATTTCCCCACTGAGGAGGCCAGCGACAGAATTCGGTCCTTTCGACGCGAGCAGTTTTTGCAGAATGACCTGCCCCAGTTTTTCAAAAACTTAACTCTGTTGGGGATTGACCTGCGCGAGATCGAAACACGTTATGATGATTACGTAAACGCCATATCGAACACACAATGA
- a CDS encoding ABC transporter ATP-binding protein, producing the protein MIDLRDVSFGYRSGKPMFEGLNLTLSAGSIYGLLGPNGAGKSTLFRLLSGLLYPSAGSIQVGNYIPEKRRPAFLEDLFLVPEEFFMPDVRIRQFIDSNAPFYPRFDRVQMAGYIHEFGLTESQNLHELSYGQKKKILIGFGLATNTSVLLMDEPTNGLDIPSKSQFRRLVAGAVDENRTVVISTHQVRDLDALIDPIVILSERGIALKASVEEITAKLWFGMVPELENTRQALHVERVVGGYAIVAENPLGEPSRLDLERLFNAVQTEPARIKQLFSSSPTLANA; encoded by the coding sequence ATGATTGACTTAAGAGATGTATCCTTTGGTTACCGTAGCGGTAAACCCATGTTCGAAGGGTTAAATCTAACGCTTTCGGCTGGTTCGATTTATGGCTTACTAGGCCCCAACGGAGCCGGGAAATCAACGCTCTTCCGGCTGCTTTCAGGCTTGCTGTATCCGAGTGCAGGGTCTATTCAGGTTGGCAATTACATACCCGAAAAGCGACGACCTGCGTTTCTGGAAGACTTGTTTCTTGTACCGGAAGAGTTTTTTATGCCTGACGTGCGAATCCGGCAATTTATTGACTCCAATGCACCTTTCTATCCCCGCTTTGACCGGGTACAAATGGCAGGCTATATCCATGAGTTTGGCCTCACCGAATCTCAGAATCTTCATGAGCTGTCGTATGGTCAGAAAAAGAAAATTCTGATTGGGTTTGGGCTAGCGACGAATACGTCGGTACTGCTTATGGATGAACCAACTAACGGGTTAGACATTCCATCCAAGAGCCAGTTTCGGCGGTTAGTTGCCGGGGCGGTTGATGAAAACCGGACGGTCGTAATTTCAACCCATCAGGTTCGTGATCTTGACGCCTTGATTGATCCAATTGTGATTCTGTCGGAGCGAGGTATCGCGTTAAAAGCCAGCGTCGAAGAAATAACAGCAAAACTATGGTTTGGTATGGTTCCCGAATTGGAGAATACCCGGCAAGCGCTGCACGTCGAGCGGGTGGTAGGGGGCTATGCTATTGTAGCTGAGAACCCATTAGGTGAACCTAGTCGTCTGGATTTGGAACGGCTTTTTAATGCTGTACAAACCGAGCCAGCGCGTATTAAACAATTATTTTCATCTAGCCCAACCCTGGCAAACGCATGA
- a CDS encoding sialate O-acetylesterase: MKRLYLVVILFLYYFSVSGQIIFQQLPRDLQLYPRDATNQAVVTVSGKMNAKGYTKIGLQLFREDSLIKVNTQSLDPKDSSAVFNLASTIRAERADYSFKVFIYKGADSTQVANPKHIVCGDVYIIDGQSNALALSNFDELYSFNFNDKYLRNVSYPYLGSPSQMSWYPAKQPFASVGGFGLTLQRLILENYGIPTCFMNGGQGGTSITALTVRDPINHANPITFYGDLLNRARWAGVAKQVKAIIWKQGEEEAGSGPENYGAKFTTLYNQFREDYGNARIYVGQINILANVEEEAAALRDFQRRTKYLFNNVESVATVGTPGYDGVHYTGKAHQQLAFEQFRLLARDIYGSTDTLQINSPDVKKSFYNLRKDSITLVYDDQMQMVWKNDTTFYNFATGAIIARRELKDYFYLDGKASLLAGGSASGNRVTLGLKQTSTATKLRYLPAYFSDAASPFYDGPTLRNTRGMRAFSFDNVSIADAIPRVTNLAAKPISENQIQLNWTASAGGQVQFLERADDTPTTFKQIASLNGTVATFTDTNLPNMFGTYYYRLRATSATSESTYSNLISARPLVLGAEPTAPVVQLYPNPLASDRTLHVEADLVTFTELTMRDLLGQTVKSWRGRAQKTLSVSLDNLASGIYIADLQTADGQVLRRKVIIR; the protein is encoded by the coding sequence ATGAAGCGACTTTACTTAGTAGTGATATTGTTTTTGTACTATTTCTCTGTATCTGGCCAAATTATTTTTCAGCAGTTACCCCGTGATCTTCAACTATACCCGCGAGATGCCACTAATCAGGCCGTAGTGACAGTAAGCGGTAAAATGAATGCGAAGGGTTACACTAAAATTGGCCTACAACTATTTAGAGAAGATTCACTCATAAAGGTTAATACTCAATCGCTTGATCCTAAGGATAGTTCAGCCGTATTCAACTTGGCGTCGACTATCAGGGCCGAACGCGCTGACTACTCCTTCAAGGTATTTATCTATAAAGGTGCCGATTCAACGCAAGTTGCAAATCCCAAGCATATCGTTTGCGGTGATGTTTATATTATAGACGGGCAATCAAATGCATTGGCTCTGTCAAACTTCGACGAATTGTACTCATTTAATTTTAACGATAAATACCTGCGCAACGTTTCTTACCCTTACCTCGGGTCTCCGAGTCAAATGAGTTGGTATCCGGCTAAGCAGCCATTTGCCAGTGTGGGCGGTTTCGGTCTGACATTACAACGACTTATTCTGGAAAACTATGGCATTCCAACCTGTTTTATGAATGGTGGTCAGGGAGGGACGTCAATTACAGCGCTAACAGTTCGTGATCCGATCAACCACGCGAATCCAATCACATTTTATGGCGACCTGCTGAATCGGGCGCGATGGGCGGGCGTTGCCAAACAGGTGAAAGCCATTATCTGGAAACAGGGCGAAGAAGAGGCAGGGAGTGGGCCAGAAAACTATGGCGCTAAATTTACAACGCTCTACAATCAGTTTAGAGAAGATTACGGTAATGCCCGCATCTATGTAGGGCAGATCAATATTCTGGCTAACGTAGAGGAAGAAGCAGCTGCTCTGCGCGATTTTCAACGGCGTACGAAATACCTGTTCAATAACGTAGAATCTGTTGCAACCGTCGGGACGCCAGGCTATGATGGAGTACACTACACAGGGAAAGCGCACCAACAACTGGCTTTCGAACAATTCCGGCTTCTGGCCAGAGACATTTACGGGTCAACAGATACCCTTCAAATTAACTCGCCCGACGTTAAGAAATCGTTTTATAATCTTCGGAAAGATTCGATCACATTGGTATATGATGATCAGATGCAGATGGTCTGGAAGAACGATACCACCTTCTATAATTTTGCAACAGGAGCTATAATCGCTCGTAGGGAGCTGAAAGATTACTTTTATCTGGATGGGAAAGCGAGTTTGTTAGCTGGCGGATCGGCCAGCGGGAACCGAGTAACACTTGGTTTGAAACAGACATCGACGGCTACGAAGCTTCGGTACCTTCCTGCTTACTTTTCTGATGCCGCATCTCCATTTTATGATGGCCCCACGCTTCGAAATACACGGGGAATGCGTGCTTTCTCCTTCGACAACGTGTCAATTGCCGATGCCATTCCCCGCGTAACAAATCTGGCAGCAAAACCTATTTCCGAAAATCAAATTCAATTGAACTGGACTGCTTCTGCTGGTGGACAGGTCCAGTTTCTGGAGCGGGCAGATGATACCCCAACTACGTTCAAACAGATTGCATCGCTAAACGGAACAGTTGCCACATTTACAGATACCAATCTGCCCAATATGTTTGGTACGTATTATTATCGGCTAAGGGCTACAAGCGCAACATCGGAATCGACGTATAGCAACCTGATTAGTGCACGCCCGCTGGTGCTGGGTGCGGAACCAACCGCACCTGTTGTACAGCTATATCCAAACCCACTGGCATCAGATCGTACACTGCATGTGGAGGCTGACCTTGTGACCTTCACCGAGTTAACGATGCGCGATCTACTTGGGCAAACCGTAAAAAGCTGGCGTGGGCGTGCTCAAAAAACACTTTCTGTATCGCTGGATAATCTGGCGTCTGGAATCTATATAGCCGATCTACAAACTGCCGATGGGCAAGTACTCCGTCGAAAAGTGATCATTCGCTGA
- a CDS encoding glycosyltransferase family 4 protein has product MNIDLLIAYLQNKFNDEPFTFGLYQCILSFLVACFVAVVAIPVIIKISELKSLMEKPGARRSHSTPTPTFGGIAIYAGILIAYFLWPSIDQTDIYSTNLSIAGMTILFFIGIKDDLVGIDPAKKLMFQVLAAMILILFGDLRVDYLYGIMGFHHIAPFISIILTCFIFIALTNAINLIDGIDGLAGGIATIASATFGGWFLLTSHFTMACLAFTLAGALLGFLRFNFSKTSKIFMGNTGSLIIGFLLAFFAVRFVSLNAAYRYEPTAFFNAPIIAIVILIVPIFDTLRVFLVRILAGKSPFSADRNHMHHILLDNGLSHASATAVLCGISLFNTVLFLFLHRNISNTLSLIILGFLFCSYMVVSFTLKMRVMYVSTHPRRRKAVLRRELQSGIVGRRIIDYL; this is encoded by the coding sequence ATGAATATTGATTTATTGATTGCATACCTGCAAAATAAATTCAATGATGAGCCATTCACGTTTGGCTTATATCAATGTATTCTCTCCTTTTTAGTTGCCTGTTTTGTGGCTGTTGTGGCTATTCCGGTCATTATCAAAATTTCGGAGTTGAAATCATTGATGGAGAAGCCCGGCGCTCGTCGTTCACACTCTACCCCAACCCCAACCTTTGGTGGTATTGCCATTTATGCGGGTATTCTTATTGCTTATTTTTTGTGGCCCAGTATTGACCAAACGGATATTTACAGTACCAATTTATCAATTGCGGGGATGACTATCCTCTTCTTTATTGGCATCAAAGATGATCTGGTAGGTATCGACCCTGCAAAGAAACTTATGTTTCAGGTGCTTGCGGCTATGATCCTTATCCTATTCGGTGACCTGCGCGTTGATTACCTGTATGGCATCATGGGCTTTCATCATATAGCACCCTTTATCAGTATTATTTTGACTTGCTTTATCTTCATTGCCCTCACTAATGCCATTAATCTTATTGACGGCATCGACGGTTTGGCGGGAGGTATCGCCACAATCGCCAGCGCTACATTCGGCGGCTGGTTTCTCTTGACAAGTCACTTTACAATGGCTTGCCTGGCCTTCACGCTGGCGGGTGCTTTATTGGGCTTTCTAAGGTTCAACTTCTCCAAAACCAGCAAGATTTTCATGGGCAATACAGGCTCGCTGATTATTGGCTTCCTGCTCGCTTTTTTCGCCGTTCGGTTCGTTAGCCTGAACGCAGCTTACCGGTATGAGCCCACTGCCTTTTTCAATGCGCCTATTATTGCCATTGTGATTCTGATCGTACCAATTTTCGACACGTTACGGGTATTTTTAGTCAGAATATTAGCGGGCAAGTCCCCCTTCTCTGCCGACCGTAATCACATGCATCATATTTTGTTAGATAATGGCCTGTCGCACGCTAGTGCAACGGCAGTGCTTTGCGGTATATCTTTATTTAATACGGTTCTGTTTTTGTTTCTACACCGAAACATATCGAATACCCTATCCTTAATTATCCTGGGTTTCCTGTTTTGTTCATATATGGTGGTAAGCTTCACACTCAAAATGCGGGTCATGTATGTGTCAACGCATCCGCGTCGACGAAAAGCCGTTTTACGGCGGGAGTTACAAAGCGGTATTGTTGGCCGTCGTATTATTGATTATCTATAA
- the tal gene encoding transaldolase produces MKSTSVKKIHDFGQSIWLDFIDRKSMDTGEIQRLIDQDGIRGVTSNPTIFEKAIGGSSDYDEDIQRLAHEGKSNEDIFYGVAISDIQRAADLFKPVFDEEIKGADGYVSLEVSPRFAHDTNATIDQARALWKAVNRENVMIKIPGTAAGLPAIRQCIKEGININVTLLFGLDRYEAVTNAYLSGLEDRVARQEPINQIASVASFFLSRIDVLIDPILAQKGLQKFMGEVAIASAKKAYEIYKRVFSSDRFKKLAEQGATPQRPLWASTSSKNPAFTDTKYVEALIGPKTVNTLPLETIDAYRDHGNPAFRLEDDLDKASEVLKQLQATGIDLDELTQKLEADGVEKFVTSYDKLLATIEQQRHEIVQGQ; encoded by the coding sequence ATGAAATCGACTAGCGTCAAGAAAATCCACGACTTCGGTCAGAGTATCTGGCTGGATTTCATCGATCGTAAGAGTATGGACACCGGTGAGATCCAAAGGCTTATTGATCAGGATGGCATACGGGGAGTAACATCGAACCCCACTATTTTCGAGAAGGCCATTGGGGGTAGTTCCGATTATGACGAGGACATTCAGCGACTTGCTCATGAGGGTAAAAGCAATGAGGATATATTTTACGGTGTTGCTATCAGCGACATTCAACGGGCTGCCGATTTATTCAAACCGGTTTTTGATGAAGAAATCAAAGGAGCCGATGGCTACGTAAGTCTTGAGGTGTCTCCGCGTTTCGCCCACGATACAAACGCTACGATTGATCAGGCAAGAGCATTATGGAAGGCAGTGAACCGTGAAAATGTAATGATAAAAATACCTGGTACTGCCGCTGGATTGCCTGCTATTCGGCAGTGCATTAAGGAAGGTATTAACATCAACGTCACACTATTATTCGGTCTGGATCGATATGAAGCCGTTACGAATGCCTATTTGAGTGGTCTGGAAGATCGGGTTGCCCGCCAGGAGCCAATCAATCAAATTGCCTCTGTCGCCAGTTTTTTCCTAAGTCGAATTGACGTGCTGATTGATCCCATACTAGCTCAGAAGGGCTTGCAAAAATTCATGGGTGAAGTAGCCATTGCCTCGGCAAAAAAGGCCTACGAAATTTACAAAAGGGTGTTTAGCAGCGACCGGTTCAAGAAACTGGCCGAACAGGGTGCAACCCCACAACGGCCGTTATGGGCTAGTACCAGCAGCAAAAATCCTGCATTTACGGACACTAAATATGTAGAGGCATTAATTGGACCTAAAACCGTTAACACGCTGCCACTCGAAACAATAGACGCCTATCGGGATCACGGAAATCCGGCTTTTCGATTAGAAGATGATCTTGATAAAGCTAGTGAAGTCTTGAAACAACTCCAGGCAACTGGTATTGATCTTGATGAACTGACGCAAAAGCTGGAAGCCGATGGGGTTGAAAAATTTGTGACGTCGTATGATAAACTGCTAGCAACTATTGAGCAGCAACGGCACGAAATCGTACAAGGCCAATAA